In Castanea sativa cultivar Marrone di Chiusa Pesio chromosome 6, ASM4071231v1, a single window of DNA contains:
- the LOC142641727 gene encoding disease resistance protein RPM1-like, which translates to MAEIAVSLVIENLVPLLFQEVRLFKGVHDKVASIKGELEMIQSFLKDADARVEKENISNVEKTWVKQIREEAYHIEDIIDEYVLHLAKGPLGARQHFHFLQKFFQFTKTFKAKHVIASKIQDISINLKEKRELAVKYRFDTIEQGGLSNNARSVTWYDPRVASHFIEEAEVVGIESHRDKLIHWLVEGPSNRTMISVVGIGGVGKTTLVKKVYDNKKVVAHFNCCAWITVSQSYKKEDLFREMIKQFYEARKEFAPKEIDKMEEINLIKVLRQYLHEQRYVIVADDLWDTDFLECLKFALPNNDKGSGIVITTRNEDVAPSHNEPSSCYVHKQLPLPSNKALELFYKKVFQHEEYNCPHELVELSCKIVEKCEGLPLAIVVIGGLLSSKDKVVSEWGKLHDGLSLELETNSRLRSIPKILSLSYHDLPYYLKACFLYLGMFPEDYSINCARLIRLWIAEGFVKEKQGLTLEELAQAYLNQLIHRSLVQVAVFDCAGRKRFCRVHDMLREVILSRSEELNFCLVSIQNYSSFEKIARHLSITNNVNTPLQGISNSQTRSILIFGLDKVPNSFFTTCFANFKLMRTMDFEGAPIDYIPKEVGNLLHLRYLSLRDTKVKMLPKSIGKLHYLETLDLKCSLVSELPPEITRLHKLRYLAAYIVDNNVVYHINFRQAVKIPSGIGRLKSLQKLSKIEANNNALITELGSLGQLRKLEITKLKRENGIALCTVLETMSQLQSLKIRAISEEEVLELQLMSSPPPLLQTLFVSGRLEKFPEWILKLNSIVKIALNWSKLMEDPLKVLQALPNLRHLHLHDAYGGEQLHIEGGGFQKLKTLGLYKLGGFNRLIIDEGALPLLEHLAIAECSQLKEVPSGIHHLKSLNNLQFSEMSTELVLSLQPDGGPDFGKVKHIPFVNFLYRTRGEYYKIYKLGDSELLKRLQR; encoded by the coding sequence ATGGCAGAGATTGCAGTTAGCCTAGTTATTGAAAATTTGGTCCCATTGTTATTCCAAGAAGTGAGATTATTCAAGGGTGTCCACGACAAAGTTGCAAGCATCAAAGGTGAATTAGAGATGATTCAATCTTTCCTTAAGGATGCAGATGCGAGGGTTGAGAAAGAGAATATAAGCAATGTTGAGAAAACATGGGTGAAACAGATAAGGGAAGAAGCTTACCACATTGAAGACATCATTGATGAATACGTACTTCATTTAGCAAAAGGTCCTCTTGGGGCAAGGCAACACTTTCATTTCCTTCAAAAGTTTTTTCAATTTACCAAAACGTTTAAAGCTAAACATGTCATAGCCTCCAAGATTCAAGACATCAGCATCAACCTCaaggaaaagagagagttgGCCGTAAAATATCGTTTCGACACTATAGAGCAAGGGGGATTGAGCAACAATGCTAGAAGTGTTACATGGTATGACCCTCGAGTGGCATCTCATTTTATTGAGGAAGCTGAGGTTGTGGGCATTGAGTCGCATAGAGACAAATTGATACACTGGCTGGTAGAAGGACCATCTAATCGCACTATGATTTCAGTGGTTGGCATTGGTGGTGTTGGCAAAACCACTCTTGTGAAGAAAGTGTATGACAACAAGAAAGTGGTAGCACACTTTAATTGTTGTGCTTGGATCACTGTGTCTCAATCATACAAGAAGGAAGACCTATTCAGGGAAATGATAAAGCAATTCTATGAGGCAAGAAAGGAGTTTGCTCCTAAAGAAATTGACAAAATGGAAGAGATAAATCTTATTAAAGTATTAAGGCAATATTTGCATGAGCAAAGATATGTAATTGTTGCTGATGATTTATGGGATACAGATTTTCTGGAATGTTTAAAATTTGCCTTACCTAATAATGACAAAGGTAGTGGAATTGTAATCACAACTCGAAATGAGGATGTTGCTCCCTCTCACAATGAACCTTCATCCTGTTATGTGCACAAGCAACTACCTTTACCATCAAATAAAGCTTTGGAATTGTTCTACAAGAAGGTGTTCCAACATGAAGAGTACAATTGTCCACATGAACTAGTTGAGTTGTCATGCAAAATAGTTGAGAAATGTGAAGGTTTGCCACTTGCAATTGTGGTTATAGGAGGCCTTTTGTCAAGTAAGGACAAGGTTGTTTCTGAGTGGGGTAAATTGCATGACGGTCTTAGTTTGGAATTAGAGACTAATTCACGTCTAAGAAGTATCCCTAAAATTCTATCTCTTAGTTATCATGATTTGCCTTACTACCTCAAAGCTTGTTTCCTTTATTTAGGCATGTTTCCAGAGGATTACTCCATAAATTGTGCAAGACTAATTCGACTTTGGATAGCTGAGGGCTTTGTAAAAGAAAAGCAAGGATTAACATTGGAAGAACTTGCACAAGCTTACTTGAACCAACTCATTCATAGAAGCTTGGTTCAAGTGGCAGTGTTTGATTGTGCTGGCAGAAAAAGATTTTGTCGAGTTCATGATATGTTACGTGAGGTCATTCTTTCAAGATCAGAGGAGttgaatttttgtttagtcTCAATTCAAAACTACTCAAGTTTTGAGAAAATTGCTCGACATCTCTCAATTACAAACAATGTAAATACTCCATTGCAGGGTATTTCTAATTCCCAAACTCGTTCTATTCTCATTTTTGGGTTAGACAAAGTACCCAATTCCTTTTTTACTACTTGTTTTGCAAATTTCAAGCTCATGAGAACAATGGATTTTGAAGGTGCCCCAATTGATTACATTCCTAAAGAAGTCGGAAACCTATTACATCTAAGATATTTAAGCCTTAGAGATACAAAAGTGAAAATGCTTCCTAAGTCAATTGGTAAATTGCACTACCTAGAGACTTTGGATTTGAAATGTTCCCTTGTGTCTGAACTACCACCAGAGATCACTAGGCTCCATAAGCTACGATATCTTGCGGCGTACATTGTAGACAATAATGTAGTATACCATATTAACTTTAGACAAGCAGTAAAGATACCCAGTGGCATTGGGCGTTTAAAATCCTTACAAAAGCTTTCTAAGATTGAAGCCAACAACAATGCCCTTATAACAGAATTGGGGAGTTTGGGACAGTTGAGGAAGTTGGAGATCACAAAAttgaagagagaaaatgggaTAGCTTTGTGCACCGTGCTAGAGACAATGAGCCAACTTCAATCATTGAAAATCAGGGCAATAAGTGAGGAAGAAGTTCTTGAATTACAATTAATGTCTTCTCCTCCACCCCTCCTACAAACTCTTTTCGTATCTGGACGGCTAGAAAAGTTTCCAGAATGGATTCTGAAACTCAACAGTATAGTTAAAATTGCTTTAAACTGGTCAAAATTAATGGAAGATCCATTAAAGGTCCTTCAAGCTCTACCTAATTTGAGACATCTTCATCTTCACGATGCATACGGAGGTGAGCAATTACATATTGAGGGAGGAGGCTTCCAGAAACTCAAGACTCTAGGACTTTATAAGTTGGGAGGATTTAATAGGTTGATAATAGATGAAGGTGCCTTGCCTCTTCTTGAACATCTTGCAATCGCAGAATGCTCACAGCTGAAGGAGGTGCCCTCTGGCATCCACCATCTAAAAAGCCTCAACAATCTGCAATTTTCTGAAATGTCGACCGAACTCGTTCTTAGTCTGCAACCGGATGGAGGTCCTGATTTTGGAAAAGTCAAGCATATTCCCTTTGTCAATTTCTTGTATAGGACTCGTGGAGAATACTACAAAATCTACAAGCTTGGCGATTCAGAATTGTTGAAGCGTCTACAAAGGTGA